In Ancalomicrobiaceae bacterium S20, the following proteins share a genomic window:
- the metH gene encoding methionine synthase yields the protein MSAETARSATLRRLAAARILVLDGAMGTMIQRHSFGEADYRGARFADWHRDVKGNNDLLTLTQPDAIRAIHAAYLEAGADIVETNTFSSTTIAQADYGMEALAYELNFEGAKLAREACDAAEARDRSRPRFVAGAIGPTNRTASISPDVNDPGYRAVSFDDLRTAYAEATRGLVEGGADIILIETIFDTLNAKAAVFAIEEVFAELGVRLPVMISGTITDLSGRTLSGQTPTAFWYSLRHARPFSIGLNCALGAKEMRAHIDELGRVADTLVCAYPNAGLPNEFGLYDESPEAMAALVGEFAASGLVNIVGGCCGTTPDHIRAIAEAVAPHKPRTVPDVPPRMRLSGLEPFTHAPEIPFVNVGERTNVTGSAKFRKLIAANDYAAALDIAKGQVEAGATVIDINMDEGLLDSEKAMVTFLNLVAAEPDIAKVPVMIDSSKWSVIEAGLKCVQGKPIVNSISMKEGEAAFVEQAEKARRYGAAVVVMAFDETGQADTLKRKIEIAERSYRILVDRVGFPPEDIVFDPNIFAVATGIEEHANYGVDFIEATRWIRANLPHAHVSGGVSNLSFAFRGNDPVREAMHSVFLYHAIKAGMDFGIVNAGQLAVYDDLPADLRDLAEDVVLNRRADATERLLEAAPRFKGDGAKEKVVDLAWRSWPVEKRLEHALVAGITDFINEDTEEARLASKRPLDVIEGPLMSGMNVVGDLFGSGKMFLPQVVKSARVMKQAVAWLMPYMEAEKAASGATGSSSAGKIVMATVKGDVHDIGKNIVGVVLQCNNYEVVDLGVMVPAAKILEVAKAEKADVIGLSGLITPSLDEMCHVAAEMERQGFDLPLLIGGATTSRIHTAVKIHPNYQAGQAVYVTDASRAVGVVSNLLGENRAAHIADIRTEYAKIREQHARSQQDKERVGIAQARANRFAPDFAGHKPKKPSFIGVRAISDVPIATLVPYIDWTPFFATWELIGRYPAILSDDKVGPAATALYQDARAMLDKMVAEKWLTANGVVGFFPAASVGDDIVLYTDETRSTERTRLHTLRQQIARSAGARKNVALADFVAPRETGVDDYVGMFAVTAGIGEEAVANRFAKANDDYSKILSQALADRLAEAFAEYLHERVRKELWGYAADESFAPEDLIAERYRGIRPAPGYPAQPDHTEKATLWDLLDVERQAGITLTESFAMWPGSAVSGLYFAHPESHYFGVGRIERDQVEDYAARKGWDIATAERWLAPILNYEPASYRKAAAE from the coding sequence ATGTCCGCCGAAACCGCCCGCTCAGCCACCCTCCGCCGTCTCGCGGCCGCCCGCATCCTCGTGCTCGACGGCGCGATGGGCACGATGATCCAGCGGCATTCGTTCGGCGAGGCCGACTATCGCGGCGCGCGCTTCGCCGACTGGCATCGCGACGTGAAGGGCAACAACGACCTGCTGACGCTGACGCAGCCCGACGCGATCCGCGCCATCCATGCCGCCTATCTCGAGGCCGGCGCGGACATCGTCGAGACCAACACCTTCTCATCGACCACGATCGCCCAGGCCGACTACGGCATGGAAGCGCTCGCCTACGAACTCAACTTCGAAGGCGCGAAGCTCGCACGCGAGGCCTGCGACGCGGCCGAGGCCCGCGACCGGTCGCGGCCGCGCTTCGTCGCCGGCGCCATCGGTCCGACCAACCGCACCGCCTCGATCTCGCCGGACGTCAACGATCCGGGCTACCGGGCCGTGAGCTTCGACGACCTGCGCACGGCTTACGCCGAGGCGACCCGCGGCCTCGTCGAGGGCGGTGCCGACATCATCCTGATCGAGACGATCTTCGACACGCTCAACGCCAAGGCGGCGGTGTTCGCGATCGAGGAAGTGTTCGCCGAACTGGGCGTGCGCCTGCCGGTGATGATCTCCGGCACGATCACGGACCTCTCCGGCCGCACGCTGTCCGGACAGACACCGACGGCGTTCTGGTATTCGCTGCGTCACGCCCGGCCGTTCTCGATCGGCCTCAACTGCGCGCTCGGCGCGAAGGAAATGCGCGCCCATATCGACGAGCTCGGCCGCGTCGCCGATACGCTCGTCTGCGCCTATCCCAACGCAGGGCTTCCCAACGAATTCGGCCTCTACGACGAGAGCCCGGAGGCGATGGCCGCGCTGGTCGGCGAGTTCGCGGCCTCGGGCCTCGTCAACATCGTCGGCGGCTGCTGCGGCACCACGCCGGACCATATCCGCGCCATCGCCGAAGCGGTCGCGCCGCACAAGCCGCGGACCGTGCCGGACGTGCCGCCGCGCATGCGCCTGTCGGGGCTCGAACCCTTCACGCATGCGCCGGAGATCCCGTTCGTCAATGTCGGCGAGCGCACGAACGTCACCGGCTCGGCCAAGTTCCGCAAGCTGATCGCGGCCAACGACTATGCGGCGGCGCTCGACATCGCCAAGGGGCAGGTCGAGGCCGGCGCGACCGTCATCGACATCAACATGGACGAAGGCCTGCTCGACAGCGAGAAGGCCATGGTGACGTTCCTGAACCTCGTCGCCGCCGAACCGGACATCGCCAAGGTGCCGGTAATGATCGATTCATCGAAGTGGTCGGTGATCGAGGCGGGCCTCAAGTGCGTGCAGGGCAAGCCGATCGTCAATTCGATCTCGATGAAGGAGGGCGAAGCCGCCTTCGTCGAACAGGCCGAGAAGGCGCGCCGCTACGGCGCCGCGGTTGTGGTCATGGCCTTCGACGAGACCGGTCAGGCCGACACGCTGAAGCGCAAGATCGAGATCGCTGAACGTTCCTATCGGATCCTTGTCGATCGGGTCGGCTTCCCGCCCGAGGACATCGTGTTCGACCCGAACATTTTTGCCGTCGCGACCGGCATCGAGGAGCACGCGAACTACGGCGTCGACTTCATCGAGGCGACGCGCTGGATCCGCGCCAACCTGCCTCACGCCCACGTCTCCGGCGGCGTGTCGAACCTGTCGTTCGCGTTCCGTGGCAACGACCCCGTGCGCGAGGCGATGCACTCGGTGTTCCTCTATCACGCCATCAAGGCCGGCATGGACTTCGGCATCGTCAATGCCGGCCAGCTCGCGGTCTATGACGATCTGCCCGCCGACCTGCGCGATCTCGCCGAGGACGTGGTGCTGAACCGCCGCGCCGACGCGACCGAGCGGCTGCTCGAGGCCGCGCCGCGCTTCAAGGGCGACGGTGCGAAGGAGAAGGTCGTCGATCTCGCCTGGCGGTCGTGGCCGGTCGAGAAGCGGCTCGAGCATGCGCTGGTCGCCGGCATCACCGACTTCATCAACGAGGACACCGAGGAGGCGCGGCTCGCCTCGAAGCGGCCGCTCGATGTGATCGAGGGACCGCTGATGTCCGGCATGAACGTGGTCGGCGACCTGTTCGGTTCGGGCAAGATGTTCCTGCCGCAAGTGGTCAAGTCGGCGCGCGTCATGAAGCAGGCGGTCGCCTGGCTGATGCCGTACATGGAAGCTGAGAAGGCCGCATCGGGGGCGACCGGATCGTCCTCGGCCGGCAAGATCGTCATGGCGACGGTCAAGGGCGACGTGCACGACATCGGCAAGAACATCGTCGGCGTCGTGCTCCAGTGCAACAATTACGAGGTCGTCGACCTCGGCGTCATGGTGCCGGCGGCGAAGATCCTCGAGGTCGCGAAGGCCGAGAAGGCTGACGTGATCGGCCTGTCGGGCCTGATCACGCCCTCGCTCGACGAGATGTGTCATGTCGCGGCCGAGATGGAGCGCCAGGGTTTTGATCTGCCGCTGCTGATCGGCGGCGCGACCACTTCGCGCATCCACACCGCGGTGAAGATCCATCCGAACTACCAGGCCGGCCAGGCGGTCTACGTGACCGACGCCAGCCGCGCGGTCGGCGTGGTATCGAACCTGCTCGGCGAGAACCGCGCGGCGCATATCGCCGATATCCGCACCGAGTATGCCAAGATCCGCGAGCAACACGCACGCAGCCAGCAGGACAAGGAGCGCGTCGGCATCGCCCAGGCCCGCGCCAACCGGTTCGCGCCCGACTTCGCCGGCCACAAGCCGAAGAAGCCGTCGTTCATCGGCGTGCGGGCGATCTCGGATGTGCCGATCGCGACGCTGGTGCCCTACATCGACTGGACGCCGTTCTTCGCGACCTGGGAACTGATCGGCCGCTATCCCGCGATCCTGTCCGACGACAAGGTCGGCCCGGCCGCGACCGCGCTCTATCAGGACGCGCGCGCCATGCTCGACAAGATGGTCGCGGAGAAGTGGCTGACCGCCAATGGCGTGGTCGGCTTCTTCCCGGCGGCGAGCGTCGGCGACGACATCGTCCTCTATACCGACGAGACGCGCTCGACCGAGCGCACGCGGCTCCATACGCTGCGCCAGCAAATCGCCCGCTCGGCCGGCGCGCGCAAGAACGTCGCGCTCGCCGACTTCGTCGCGCCGCGCGAGACCGGCGTCGACGACTACGTCGGGATGTTCGCGGTCACGGCCGGCATTGGCGAGGAGGCGGTCGCCAACCGCTTCGCCAAGGCCAACGACGATTATTCGAAGATCCTGAGCCAGGCGCTCGCCGATCGCCTGGCGGAGGCCTTCGCCGAATATCTGCACGAGCGGGTGCGCAAGGAGCTCTGGGGCTATGCGGCCGACGAGAGCTTCGCGCCGGAGGATCTGATCGCCGAGCGCTATCGGGGCATCCGCCCGGCGCCCGGCTATCCGGCGCAGCCCGACCACACCGAGAAGGCAACGCTCTGGGACCTGCTCGACGTGGAGCGCCAGGCCGGCATCACGCTGACCGAGAGTTTTGCGATGTGGCCGGGTTCGGCCGTCTCGGGGCTCTACTTCGCCCATCCCGAGAGCCACTATTTCGGCGTCGGGCGGATCGAGCGCGATCAGGTCGAGGATTACGCCGCCCGCAAGGGCTGGGACATCGCGACCGCCGAGCGCTGGCTCGCGCCGATCCTGAACTACGAGCCGGCATCGTATCGCAAGGCCGCCGCGGAGTGA
- a CDS encoding helix-turn-helix domain-containing protein — MTDDPPIPSLQVDSRLLPPELGYESWRQMVAPIFDVTPVAPEAAFRCRLSAFHLDELVIGATEFDATRFSRSRRRIRADGLDHVMIQIYTSGGYVGELDRQTVEVQGQVACLDLTREIETTSTASSNITMIVPRDMLPSRALPHGPMANDDAGAVVGGLFADHLVSLMRRLPSMRASSSRYVVDATLALLRASLAPTADALEAAAEPVHDSLLLRARRLIEAELVAGDPNAERLAATLRISRSTLYRLFEPFGGVAAYVMERRLVRARAALRDAGDVRRIGDIATACGFTDASHFSRAFRRRFGVTPVEARREGIVDLAAVPVERADLGTWIHTLI; from the coding sequence ATGACCGACGATCCGCCGATCCCCTCCCTGCAAGTCGACAGCCGTCTGCTGCCGCCGGAGCTCGGCTACGAGAGCTGGCGGCAGATGGTGGCGCCGATCTTCGATGTGACGCCGGTCGCGCCCGAGGCCGCGTTTCGGTGCCGCCTGAGCGCCTTCCACCTCGACGAGCTGGTGATCGGGGCGACGGAGTTCGACGCGACGCGGTTCTCCCGCAGCCGCCGGCGCATCCGGGCCGACGGGCTCGATCATGTGATGATCCAGATCTACACGTCGGGCGGCTATGTCGGCGAACTCGACCGGCAAACCGTCGAGGTGCAGGGACAGGTCGCCTGTCTCGATCTCACCCGCGAGATCGAGACGACGTCGACCGCCTCCAGCAACATCACGATGATCGTGCCCCGGGACATGCTGCCGTCGCGCGCGCTGCCGCATGGGCCGATGGCGAACGACGATGCCGGCGCCGTGGTCGGCGGCCTGTTCGCCGACCATCTGGTCTCGCTGATGCGCCGGCTGCCGAGCATGCGCGCGTCCTCGAGCCGGTATGTGGTCGACGCGACACTCGCCCTGTTGCGCGCCTCGCTGGCGCCGACGGCGGATGCGCTGGAGGCCGCAGCGGAACCGGTGCACGATTCCCTGCTCTTGCGCGCCCGCCGGCTGATCGAGGCGGAACTCGTCGCAGGTGATCCGAACGCCGAGCGTCTGGCCGCCACGCTGCGCATTTCGCGCTCGACGCTCTATCGGCTGTTCGAGCCGTTCGGCGGCGTCGCCGCCTATGTGATGGAGCGGCGACTGGTCCGGGCGCGCGCGGCGCTGCGCGACGCGGGCGACGTGCGCCGGATCGGCGACATCGCGACCGCCTGCGGCTTCACCGACGCGTCGCACTTCTCGCGCGCCTTCCGCCGCCGCTTCGGCGTCACGCCGGTCGAGGCCCGGCGCGAGGGCATCGTCGACCTCGCCGCGGTGCCGGTCGAACGCGCCGACCTCGGCACCTGGATCCACACGCTGATCTGA
- a CDS encoding S8 family serine peptidase: MSIAIAGALAGAIAPAAAQSASSWKTPEYFSSKALDQINAAAAYELGFTGKGQTLGILDTGLDARHPEYQAPGKFLGGFNGQTNTTYSLGTQGDVDVVKAGDYGHGTFVAGVAVAARDGTGIHGAAFDAGFYAAGPFAATEQGWDWLVSKGVPIINSSMGVDDCSPSKPQSEWTSKCNITAYSVADAQNSQVAEVAAAKRALAAGVLMVFPTGNESQPHPDFWAGLPYRLPEVKNGWLAVGSVDANNVISTFSNRCGVAAQWCLVAPGEDNSTVVLGRGDDGGNFKTGEGTSYAAPVAAAVGVLVKQAYPWYTAYDLQQTLLTTATDLGDPGIDAVYGWGLINAGKAVRGYGQFVDTVTLDTKGFTSTFSNDINGNGGLIKTGAGTLIMTGRNTYAGATTVQGGALQIDGSITSAVTVAQGGTLGGSGTVGSTVVNGTIGLGTPKTFNVAGTLSFGADGTYVASVQGANADRINVTGAATLNGTLRMAALGGNYTFNTPYTLIAAAGGVNGTFAAQQSTFGAGVNTNVSYTASNVLLTLSPRSLASVVATAPSTGGSTGGGSTSGNTGGSTSGGSTSGGSGTTTPAATTSKPPSDVVAVAKALDRAVSDGTDTSRYFALYNLDADEIDEGLNQLTGEVHAGAIRLATQVSGQFLDAMTDPFASGRATEAFLAFGYAPTAPVSEGRQAIERAAAPASANYRIWGGPYGSTGRVAGNDATGASSVSVSSGGLVAGIDVRLAPNFIAGVALGGGRAWTSMGGSLGSASADVFQVGSFVTAQAGALTLTGAAGYSNLGISTRRSIPILDETGITARYTAHVFSGRVEGRYEVARIGGLGLSPFASFQAQDVMTPSYAEKDSAGVPFGVAVAARNNWTTRSVLGLDVRGSTTVGGMKLLGFARAGWGHFFAQGASYDARLVDVADSDFSVAGAVPVRDGLVVSTGFDLAFTSATTIAVRFDTEQAKNAQNYAGSARVKIAF, encoded by the coding sequence GTGAGCATTGCCATCGCTGGCGCGTTGGCTGGCGCGATCGCGCCGGCCGCGGCGCAGAGCGCTTCCTCCTGGAAGACGCCGGAGTATTTCAGCTCCAAGGCGCTCGACCAGATCAATGCCGCTGCGGCCTATGAACTCGGCTTCACCGGCAAGGGGCAGACACTCGGCATCCTCGACACCGGTCTCGATGCGCGCCATCCGGAGTATCAGGCGCCGGGCAAGTTCCTCGGCGGCTTCAACGGCCAGACCAACACGACCTACTCGCTCGGAACCCAGGGCGACGTCGATGTCGTGAAGGCCGGCGACTACGGCCATGGCACCTTCGTGGCCGGTGTCGCGGTCGCCGCGCGCGACGGGACCGGCATCCACGGCGCCGCCTTCGATGCCGGCTTCTACGCCGCGGGGCCTTTCGCGGCCACCGAGCAGGGCTGGGACTGGCTCGTTTCGAAGGGCGTGCCGATCATCAACTCGAGCATGGGCGTCGACGACTGCAGCCCGTCCAAGCCGCAGTCCGAATGGACGTCGAAGTGCAACATCACGGCCTATTCGGTCGCTGATGCTCAGAACAGCCAGGTCGCCGAAGTCGCCGCCGCCAAGCGCGCGCTGGCGGCCGGCGTGCTGATGGTGTTTCCGACCGGCAACGAATCGCAGCCGCATCCCGACTTCTGGGCCGGCCTTCCCTACCGGTTGCCCGAGGTGAAGAACGGCTGGCTGGCCGTCGGCTCGGTCGACGCCAACAACGTCATTTCGACCTTCTCCAACCGATGCGGCGTCGCCGCGCAGTGGTGTCTGGTCGCGCCGGGCGAGGACAATTCGACCGTGGTGCTCGGCCGCGGCGACGACGGCGGCAACTTCAAGACCGGCGAGGGTACGTCCTACGCCGCTCCGGTCGCGGCCGCGGTCGGCGTGCTCGTGAAGCAGGCCTATCCCTGGTACACGGCCTATGATCTCCAGCAGACGCTCTTGACGACCGCGACCGATCTCGGCGACCCCGGCATCGACGCGGTCTATGGCTGGGGTCTCATCAACGCCGGCAAGGCGGTCAGGGGCTACGGCCAGTTCGTCGACACGGTGACGCTCGACACCAAGGGCTTCACCTCGACCTTCTCGAACGACATCAACGGCAACGGCGGCCTGATCAAGACCGGCGCGGGCACGCTGATCATGACCGGCCGCAACACCTATGCCGGCGCGACCACGGTGCAGGGCGGCGCGCTGCAGATCGACGGCTCGATCACCTCGGCGGTGACCGTCGCCCAGGGCGGCACACTCGGCGGTTCGGGCACGGTCGGCTCGACCGTCGTCAACGGAACGATCGGGCTCGGTACGCCGAAGACGTTCAACGTCGCCGGCACGCTGAGCTTCGGCGCGGACGGCACCTATGTCGCTTCCGTGCAGGGTGCGAACGCCGACCGGATCAACGTGACGGGCGCGGCGACGCTCAACGGCACGCTGAGGATGGCCGCGCTCGGCGGCAATTACACGTTCAACACGCCTTACACGCTGATCGCGGCGGCCGGCGGCGTGAACGGCACCTTCGCCGCGCAGCAGAGCACGTTCGGCGCCGGCGTGAACACCAACGTGAGCTACACGGCGAGCAACGTCCTGCTGACGCTGAGCCCGCGTTCGCTGGCGAGCGTGGTCGCGACCGCGCCGTCGACGGGCGGTTCGACGGGCGGCGGTTCGACGAGCGGCAACACGGGCGGTTCGACCTCCGGCGGTTCGACCTCCGGCGGCTCGGGCACGACCACGCCGGCAGCGACGACGAGCAAGCCGCCGAGCGACGTGGTTGCGGTGGCCAAGGCGCTCGATCGGGCGGTCTCCGACGGCACCGACACCTCGCGCTACTTCGCGCTCTACAATCTCGATGCCGACGAGATCGACGAGGGCTTGAACCAGCTGACCGGCGAAGTGCATGCCGGCGCGATCCGGCTCGCCACCCAGGTCAGCGGCCAGTTCCTCGATGCGATGACCGATCCGTTCGCCTCGGGGCGCGCGACGGAGGCGTTCCTGGCCTTCGGCTACGCGCCGACGGCGCCGGTCTCGGAAGGCCGGCAGGCGATCGAACGCGCCGCCGCGCCGGCGAGCGCCAACTACCGGATCTGGGGCGGTCCCTACGGGTCGACCGGCCGGGTCGCCGGCAATGACGCGACCGGCGCTTCATCGGTGTCGGTGTCCTCGGGCGGGCTCGTCGCCGGCATCGACGTGCGGCTGGCGCCGAACTTCATCGCCGGCGTCGCGCTCGGCGGCGGCCGGGCCTGGACCAGCATGGGCGGCTCGCTCGGCTCGGCCAGCGCCGACGTGTTCCAGGTCGGCTCCTTCGTGACCGCGCAGGCCGGCGCGCTGACGCTGACGGGCGCGGCCGGCTATTCGAACCTCGGCATCTCGACGCGGCGGTCGATCCCGATCCTCGACGAGACCGGCATCACGGCGCGCTACACGGCGCATGTGTTCTCTGGCCGGGTCGAAGGCCGCTACGAGGTGGCGCGGATCGGCGGGCTCGGCCTGTCGCCGTTCGCGTCGTTCCAGGCGCAGGACGTGATGACGCCGTCCTATGCCGAGAAGGACTCGGCCGGCGTGCCGTTCGGCGTGGCGGTCGCCGCCCGCAACAACTGGACGACGCGGTCGGTGCTCGGTCTCGACGTGCGCGGCTCGACGACGGTCGGCGGCATGAAGCTCCTCGGCTTCGCGCGCGCCGGCTGGGGCCATTTCTTCGCGCAAGGGGCGAGCTACGACGCGCGGCTGGTCGACGTCGCCGACAGCGACTTCTCGGTCGCGGGCGCGGTGCCGGTGCGCGACGGGCTGGTCGTCTCGACCGGCTTCGACCTCGCCTTCACCTCGGCGACGACGATCGCGGTCCGGTTCGACACCGAGCAGGCGAAGAACGCGCAGAACTACGCCGGTTCGGCGCGCGTGAAGATCGCGTTCTGA
- a CDS encoding S8 family serine peptidase, whose translation MCRRIPFGAGAVRVLSSVSLIAMASPASAQDASAWIDGEYLASKSLKQINAADAYQQGFTGKGVTIGILDTGVDGRSPEFQSETKFLGGFDARKNADGSYVVGPKGTYRFGFNGDTLLGKDENGQEQNGHGTQAAGIAVAPRDGKGIQGVAFDSGFYMAGPLSEIAAGWEWLIDKNVPIINNSFGNDCSKDTTKKTCDIRGFTAEQAAARLEGELPAIRNALAKDILMVFANGNSGRDDPDVHAALPYYQKQLQIDLLKNWIAVGAVDDKGVITDYSNRCGLAAQWCLVAPGEVYSTSIVGLGANGGAFGETGGTSFAAPAVAGVAALVKQAYPWFTAYDLQQTLLTTATDIGAPGVDPVYGWGLVNAGKAVRGYGQFVTTVMLDTKGYTSTFSNDINGAGGLIKTGAGTLIMTGRNTYAGQTSIEGGALQIDGSITSAVTVAQGGTLGGSGTVGPTLVIGTIGLGTPKTLTVGGELVFEPEGTYLASVKGAAADRINVMGPATLNGTLKLVALGGTYTFNTPYTLIAAAGGVNGTFATQQSTFGAGVNTGVSYNANAVLLTLRPKSLATVVASAPVPSKGSGSTSGGSTSGNTGGSTSGGSTSGGSGTTTPAATTSKPPSDVVAVAKALDRAVSDGTDTSRYFALYNLDADEIDEGLNQLTGEVHAGAIRLATQVSGQFLDAMTDPFASGRATEAFLAFGYAPTAPVSEGRQAIERAAAPASANYRIWGGPYGSTGRVAGNDATGASSVSVSSGGLVAGIDVRLAPNFIAGVALGGGRAWTSMGGSLGSASADVFQVGSFVTAQAGALTLTGAAGYSNLGISTRRSIPILDETGITARYTAHVFSGRVEGRYEVARIGGLGLSPFASFQAQDVMTPSYAEKDSAGVPFGVAVAARNNWTTRSVLGLDVRGSTTVGGMKLLGFARAGWGHFFAQGASYDARLVDVADSDFSVAGAVPVRDGLVVSTGFDLAFTSATTIAVRFDTEQAKNAQNYAGSARVKIAF comes from the coding sequence ATGTGCAGGCGTATTCCGTTCGGTGCGGGGGCGGTGCGGGTCTTATCGTCCGTCTCCCTGATTGCCATGGCGTCGCCGGCTTCTGCCCAGGACGCTTCCGCTTGGATCGACGGCGAGTATCTCGCCTCCAAATCGCTCAAGCAGATCAATGCGGCTGATGCCTACCAGCAGGGTTTCACCGGCAAGGGCGTGACGATCGGCATCCTCGATACCGGCGTCGACGGGCGCAGTCCCGAATTCCAGAGCGAGACCAAGTTCCTGGGCGGGTTCGACGCGCGCAAGAATGCCGACGGGAGCTATGTCGTCGGACCGAAAGGGACTTATCGTTTCGGGTTCAACGGCGACACGCTGCTCGGCAAGGACGAGAACGGGCAGGAGCAGAACGGCCACGGGACGCAGGCGGCGGGCATTGCGGTCGCGCCGCGCGACGGCAAAGGCATCCAGGGCGTCGCCTTCGACTCCGGCTTCTACATGGCCGGCCCCCTGTCGGAAATTGCCGCCGGGTGGGAATGGCTCATCGACAAGAACGTTCCGATCATCAACAACAGCTTCGGCAACGATTGCAGCAAGGATACGACGAAAAAGACCTGTGACATTCGCGGGTTTACCGCCGAGCAAGCAGCTGCAAGGCTTGAAGGAGAACTTCCCGCAATCAGGAATGCCCTCGCCAAAGATATTCTGATGGTGTTCGCAAACGGCAACTCGGGCCGGGATGACCCGGACGTCCATGCCGCCTTGCCGTACTATCAAAAGCAGCTCCAGATTGACCTTCTGAAGAACTGGATCGCCGTCGGCGCGGTCGATGACAAGGGCGTCATTACGGACTACTCCAACAGGTGTGGCCTCGCCGCGCAATGGTGCCTCGTGGCGCCGGGCGAGGTCTACTCGACCTCGATCGTCGGTCTCGGTGCCAATGGCGGCGCCTTTGGCGAGACCGGTGGCACGTCCTTCGCCGCGCCCGCGGTGGCGGGTGTCGCCGCGCTCGTGAAGCAGGCCTATCCCTGGTTCACGGCCTACGACCTCCAGCAGACGCTGCTGACCACCGCGACCGATATTGGCGCGCCCGGTGTCGACCCGGTCTATGGCTGGGGTCTTGTGAATGCCGGCAAGGCGGTCAGGGGCTATGGCCAGTTCGTCACGACGGTCATGCTCGATACCAAGGGCTACACCTCGACATTCTCCAACGACATCAATGGCGCCGGCGGCCTGATCAAGACCGGTGCCGGTACGCTGATCATGACCGGCCGCAACACCTACGCCGGGCAGACTTCCATCGAAGGCGGTGCGCTGCAGATCGACGGCTCGATCACCTCGGCGGTGACCGTCGCGCAGGGCGGCACGCTCGGCGGTTCGGGTACGGTCGGGCCGACGCTGGTCATCGGTACGATTGGGCTCGGCACACCGAAGACGCTGACGGTCGGGGGCGAACTGGTCTTCGAGCCCGAGGGTACCTACCTTGCCTCGGTCAAGGGCGCGGCTGCGGACCGCATCAACGTGATGGGCCCGGCGACGCTCAACGGCACACTGAAATTGGTCGCCCTTGGGGGCACGTATACGTTCAACACGCCTTACACGCTGATCGCGGCGGCCGGCGGTGTGAACGGCACTTTCGCCACGCAGCAGAGCACGTTCGGCGCCGGCGTGAACACGGGTGTCAGCTACAACGCCAATGCCGTGCTGCTGACACTGCGCCCGAAGTCGCTCGCGACGGTCGTTGCGAGTGCACCGGTTCCGTCGAAAGGCAGCGGTTCGACGAGCGGCGGTTCGACGAGCGGCAACACGGGCGGTTCGACGTCCGGCGGTTCGACATCCGGCGGCTCTGGCACGACCACGCCGGCCGCGACGACGAGCAAGCCGCCGAGCGACGTGGTTGCGGTGGCCAAGGCGCTCGATCGGGCGGTCTCCGACGGCACCGACACCTCGCGCTACTTCGCGCTCTACAATCTCGATGCCGACGAGATCGACGAGGGCCTGAACCAGCTCACCGGCGAAGTGCATGCCGGCGCGATCCGGCTCGCCACCCAGGTCAGCGGCCAGTTCCTCGATGCGATGACCGATCCGTTCGCCTCGGGGCGCGCGACGGAGGCGTTCCTGGCCTTCGGCTACGCGCCGACGGCGCCGGTCTCGGAAGGCCGGCAGGCGATCGAGCGCGCCGCCGCGCCGGCGAGCGCCAACTACCGGATCTGGGGCGGTCCCTACGGGTCGACCGGCCGGGTCGCCGGCAATGACGCGACCGGCGCTTCATCGGTGTCGGTGTCCTCGGGCGGGCTCGTCGCCGGCATCGACGTGCGGCTGGCGCCGAACTTCATCGCCGGCGTCGCGCTCGGCGGCGGCCGGGCCTGGACCAGCATGGGCGGCTCGCTCGGCTCGGCCAGCGCCGACGTGTTCCAGGTCGGCTCCTTCGTGACCGCGCAGGCCGGCGCGCTGACGCTGACGGGCGCGGCCGGTTATTCGAACCTCGGCATCTCGACGCGGCGGTCGATCCCGATCCTCGACGAGACCGGCATCACGGCGCGCTACACGGCGCATGTGTTCTCTGGCCGGGTCGAAGGCCGCTACGAGGTGGCGCGGATCGGCGGGCTCGGCCTGTCGCCGTTCGCCTCGTTCCAGGCACAGGACGTGATGACGCCGTCCTATGCCGAGAAGGATTCGGCCGGCGTGCCGTTCGGCGTGGCGGTCGCCGCCCGCAACAATTGGACGACGCGGTCGGTGCTCGGTCTCGACGTGCGCGGCTCGACGACGGTCGGCGGCATGAAGCTCCTCGGCTTCGCGCGCGCCGGCTGGGGCCATTTCTTCGCGCAAGGGGCGAGCTACGACGCGCGGCTGGTCGACGTCGCCGACAGCGACTTCTCGGTCGCCGGTGCGGTGCCGGTGCGCGACGGGCTGGTCGTCTCGACCGGCTTCGACCTCGCCTTCACCTCGGCGACGACGATCGCGGTCCGGTTCGACACCGAGCAGGCGAAGAACGCGCAGAACTACGCCGGTTCGGCGCGCGTGAAGATCGCGTTCTGA